The window GTTTTTCAGGTTATTGGAAAGTATTTCTGCCCACAACTGGccagaaaaaaatcagttaatggatctttaaaaaaaagaaatgaggataAAATTCACCACCTGCTTATTCATATTCTGTCATACTTAATTCCAGCTGTGTATTTTCCATGTGTCCAAAGGTAAACACCTCTTTGTGGATGTCGATCTTCCTGACCTGGCGGTGGGTCTGATCCTGCTGGCCCTCTCCCTGCTGGTGCTCTGCTCCTGCCTGATCCTCATCGTAAAGCTGCTCAACTCTATGCTGAAGGGACAGGTGGCTGCAGTCATCAAGACAATCCTCAACCATGGTGAGCGGCGCTGCACAATGTATCTGCAGGGGCAATAAACTGGATGCAATGTCAATGGTAAGTAATGGATTTATGTTTTGTAGATGTTTGCACatatgtgtgtctctttgtgtgcgAGCAGATTTCCCGTTTCCATTTGGTTGGGTCACTGGCTACATTGCCATTTTAGTTGGAGCTGGAATGACCTTCATCGTGCAGAGCAGTTCAGTTTTCACTTCTGCAATTACCCCACTTGTTGGTGAGTTAAATACCCACTACTGTATGTTTGAATGCACCTGCGAGACAAGAGATATGTTCCAGTCCACTTTGGGTAACAAGTAATTAAATGATTTACAGACACCAAAATACTGCACAGTTATGTCTTATACACAGAGACATATTTCACATGCCTGGAACATCAGAGCTGTTTTATCTTTTACTGTGACAGAAAGTAAACTTAGTTAACTGTTCACATTATTAAGTATTGTGATAGGGATGTGTACTTACTTTTTATTCGTAGTTAGTGAGACTTTAATTTAATGAATGTATAGTAACTAATTTCCTGGTAAAACAGCCAGGGCGAGGgtgtaaatttaaatatatgtgtattttgtttgaATAGGTATTGGTGTCATTAGCATAGAGAGAGCATACCCACTGTCTCTGGGTTCAAATATTGGCACAACCACCACAGCCATCCTGGCAGCCATGGCTAGTCCTGGAGACACGCTAGCTAACGCTCTACAGGTcagcaattcacacaaaacacacaacaacacacacgtgTAGAATGACCAGATTGGCTTTTTGAAAGGTCTTATATGAATTTATTGTGAATGGGATATAAGATCTGTAAGGTGAAGGACGCCTGTTTTCCAAGTCTTTATTTGTGcagatattattatatttttacccTCAGAAGAAATTTTGCTTTTATGACTGGACATATTTCTTATAGTTGCTTTCAAGATTAGGATAAATTCAATCCAAATAACAAATTTTCCAAAGAGTTATCATTAATTATGAAATCCGAGAGGGTAATTATTAAACTTTGAATTCATTGTTTGATAGAAATATTGGGCATCTTATTTCTTCTGAATTATTTCAGGTGTCCTGGAAAATGATTTGAGATGCATTATAGGAAAATATTAACTGCAATTAAAAAGTAACTccatttaaaaccaaatttttacaaatttagaattttttttgacattttttcttatgaaaatggaatatatttttcGAAGTGTAACAATTAAatgcattatatattttacCTCTGATTATTAAGTAGGCTATAAAATAATATAGTCATTTCAAGGAAactttttaaaggaaattattAGGAAATTAATTACAGACCTGTAAAATGGATTAGCAACATTTGTATTATAGATAATAGAGTTCCAAGTTTGTATTTTAGGAGGAGACAAATAATAACTGAACCATACCAATGATGTTTGCTCATGATTGCACCAGATTGCCcttgtccacttcctgttcaacATCTCTGGCATCCTTCTCTGGTATCCAATCCCCGTCACCCGCCTCCCCATCCGGCTGGCTAAAGGTCTGGGCAACATCACCGCCACCTACCGCTGGTTTGCTGCTGTCTacatcatctgctgctttttccttttgccaCTCTTTGTCTTCAGCCTGTCATTGGCTGGCTGGCAGGTGCTGGTAGGTGTGGGTGCACCTCTGCTCATAATATTGATCATCATCATAGTGATCAACATGTTGCAGAAATGTAAACCTGGGTGTTTGCCTGCAAAACTGAGATCCTGGgatttcctccctctctgggcCCATTCCCTGGCTCCCTGGGATGGAGTGGTTGGTGTGATTAACTCCaagtgttgttgctgctgcaaatGCTGCCAAGTTGCTGCTGAGGACCCAGAACACCAAGAGAAAGAGTCTGTGGAAAATaacaagaagacacacacagaggtgtaTGATAACCCTGCAATGAGTGCGGAAAAAGAGGTAGAAAATGAGATAAAGATAGAgctaaacattttgaaaatgacccGGCTGTGAGATCTTATTtataatgtatttgtgtttgatgaTTTGGGCATGATGCCAAGAAGCATATTGCCCATGGCACAAGAACCAAAAACATTCAGGATCAATTtccataaaaatgtattcattactTTGAGTATATCTGTTTTTTGAAAGATGAGAAATGGTTGTATAAGGATATTTAACTGTCAGGTAAAGAAAATGACACAGGCAGGAAAATCTTCCGACTGTATCTTCCAACTGAAATTGCCTTAAAAGGCTAAGGAGGCAATGGTCTGTGTATACTTTTTCGATATTTATTTGGACAGTCACTACCTCACAAAACCAACGTCAAGATCTCTACCGGGTGCGCATGTGCAATTTCACCATGGATCTCAAACTTGAGCAGAGGGCAAACGTCAAACTCTGTGTCAAACTTGTGTTGAGGATCACCAGATCTCATttgccaccatcaggtcaaattTTTTTAACTGTCTGCTACTGTGGTTTAAAACCAGCTTCAGCTGTACTTGGTGATTAGTGCTGATAAGTAAATGGTAGCATGCTAATATTCGTGTTGACTCTTAGTAGTGTTTGACAACAGTGGAAGTCTATTCCAGGGAGGACTATTCAGGCTTTGGCTACAAAGTCAATACTTGTTAGTAGCATTAATTAATTGGTtggttttcatatttcaatggGATTTGAAGACAACAAGAACAATTTTGAATATTATCAGACTTATCCTGTAATTGTATCTAACTGTATCACTAATAGGCCACAAATCATTGACTCTTAGACAGCCTAAAAGGACAAATTGCAGTTTTGAAAGAAATTCAACATGGTTCTTAAATTTGATATTCCAATAAAAAGTattgaaattataaaatatgtGTTAGGTTGGATCATAATCTATGCTCTTAAAATGGGAAAACACCTGAAGGTGCCATGGACTTTGTGTACTAGCATACTGTAGATATAGTCATGATCGGATCAGCACAAAACCTTCGTGGCAGAGCACTGTTTTGATGTGATTGTTTTCATATGTTTCAAActcagttttcatgttttgtatttttacagagaaaaaaacagttcttCTTTTACAGTGTATACGACACATTGAGATCCTTGACACATCGTTTTAAGGtgtaaaaattattttataatcGAGATGGATAATTGTATTCAAGGAATATGGAATAATAGTTTGTAATTAGATGGATGGGCATCTAACTTCTTAATGTTTTTAtcacacaatgtattttttgacttgtatattttttcccataatagcaatatgaaattaaaaaaataaaggatttaTGAACCCTAATCGAAAGATTTACTTTTTCTACTCACGTGAAAACTTTTAGACCCTGCATTAGCAAATATGTCTAAGTGACCCTGTGTCAAAGGTATGATGGGATGATATTTATTGCTTTCTTATCATTGTTATCTctagatttttttctgacaaagcACAGCGGGCAAGAACAAGTATGATATAAGGAAGAAATAGAGTTGAGCGTAGTGTTCAGAGTCACAAACAAGTATAATCAATATcattaatgtttaataattTTCATTGTGGCTATCTTACAGAGATATGGtagttttgcctttttatgACGTTCTGTGGATTTAGTGTCTAGGAAAAGACGGGCAGTGTCTCGGAAACTTCCATTGTAGTGCCGACCACTATATAGTCACATGTCATCCAGCCATGTGCAAAGAACATGAGATAGATTATcaatatgtcaatattgagGGCACACAACTGTGCCAAACTTCATGACACAACAACCACGAGACCCTTTTCACATGGTTAAACGACATCCTCTCGAAATgtttcatacacacatatgtttTTATAGATGGCTGACAAAATGCATGACCTAATCCAGTGGTTCTCATACCCTCTCTGTCATGGCCCCTTTAGAAGCCAAAAAGATACGTAATTTTCTGTCCTCCATAAATAAGATGCATTGCGATGCCACACCAAATTTTACATGGTAAAATACGTATGTCTGatttttttacatcaagatCCATCAATTATTTCCTGAGAAaccaacaaaaatgttgaaaaatctCATAATGTTGAAGAATGTATTAAAGATATTATTTGATCTGTCCCTTTGACCAGATTCTTCTGTGGCCCACGCGGCAACGCCCTGTCCCTCCACAAAGCCGGCTGCAAATTCTTTTAGCGCAATTCTGCTTTctgccaaacaaacaaacaaaatcaaatcaaacagtaTTTCTCTATTCATTTCCCTTCTGGTGACCATTCATTTATGAATATATTCTCAGTAAAAGCTTTAAATCTTTCATAtgacattttatacatttctaatatttacagtttaatcACAAATTATTGATGGATTAAAATTTGCCTAATGCTTCCTCCTTGCGTAACAGTTGGGTATGCTTAGACATTCAAGAAAAGTATGTCCATTGGAATAGTCGGGGGATTAAAGCAGGTTAAGACATTTCTTAGCTTGTAATGTCTTCAGTAATGTATAAATTAGTTGATTGGAACAGGAAGTCAATGTAGCATCCCAAGCTATTGCTATTACAATTTCATGgggcaaaaaatatattgaagtTAACCACTAATCTTTTGTAAATGGTTCTTTGCTaagtgttgctgttttatttctatttactAATAATGTtggaaatatcaaaaatatataatacaaaaaatagaATCCTAACCTAGATCACTACTATTACATTATTGGCAAAACTGtctgcattttattatttcatcctTTAATTCAAAATCTTTCCAGTGTACATGTTTATTACAGAGCATTCTGTCGTTGATCAGGTCAGATGTTTTGACCATATTCtgttagaaatgtatttttaattttgtgatgTGCATGTCTCAACCCCATGAACATTATGTCATAACTAGGATAGATTAGAACTTGAAAGACATTCTGGTGGAGTCTTTCAGTGTGCACAGAGAAAATCACGAGGGGAAAGTCTTTTCTGCTCCCTCTGTTAATGATGGAACTGGGGCTCTGTGCAACCACAGGCTGCATGTGACAgggtgtgtctctctctccctcacacacacacatacacacacacacacacacacacactattaatCTTATCTGTTGTCAGACTGAAGCTTTAACTGTAGTTTTCATACATCAGTATCTTACAAagccaaacattttcaaatctctAATTTCCCAACTAGTTTGAGATATtgaatgaacaacaaaaaaggttgaaaaaacTTGACttgtatgaatgaaatatatatctatttttctttcaattatgGAAAAGCAAATCGAGCAAAGTGCAGACCACTGAGGGCACAATTAGGTTAAACTAATAAAATAGGTCACACCAAAATGCAATAAGGTCTCCaatatggtacatttattttctaaatatttttgcCTAATCTAGGACTGAATTCCAAGCTCATGGTTTGGAATATGTGTTTAGTTCAAACTTGTGTACAATGTAATAAATTTGGACTTCTGTAGTGAAATCTGTCCCACATGCCAACACTGTCTTCTAGTGGTAAATAATAGAACAGCACAGAACAAGAGCCACATGAGGACTCGTGATGAATGTAAGCAAGGAAGAGACGGATGATAGGGCCATGTGTATGACACAGTACAGAATATATCCCAGCTAGCATTTTAACTATActctatattttttaataatattggCTCACATGATTTCTTCCagtttttcatgtttctgattaACTGTATACACTCTGTGTAACTGTGAACATTGTGGAATCTTCCAGTAGCTGTAAGccaaatatttccctctggagttggtagagaccaaaatatttgctgaaaGAAAGTGGAAGTTCACCAAATTAACTAAATTTCAAAAAGTGTAAATGGCTACCATCACAAAataatgaagacaaaacaacaattcgacaaaaaaaaataatttattgttttgaaaaacCCAGAGGCAATTTGTGGTTACAGTCATGACAGATAACTGCTGTGCATTTTACAACCACTGtacactacaacaacaactaccaCTACCAATACAATACTACTAAAACTTACTCACTAGAAAAAAGTACAGGTAAAATTACAAGTCATTACTACACCCACTACTCACTACAACtactttttctaaaaataaagcatgatataaaaaaacatcaacatattAACATACAATACATTTGCACTTTGCACCATTAATTTTATCATACCAGACAAAAGAAGAATATTATACATTTGTGTGGGTTACTAAATACTTCACAGGCATGTGTTTCCATGTGCCTCTCTCTGAAAGCCTGGAAGATGCATTTGCATACAGGACCACTAAAGCTGGTCAGATGTGCAAGGACTAATCTGCATCTTGCATCACAACAAAGGCCAAACCCGTTTTTTATGACtgtctgccctttttttctatttaggGGGAGTTATTGCACCATTAAAGTCTTTAACTTAGAAGGGAACGGGTCCATAGTAGGCGGTGTATGCAGCAACGATACCTGTAGTCTCAGCCATCTCGTCGCAGGCCACGTCCACTTCACACACCTCTCTTAGACTGgatggcagaggagagaaataaagTTATTTGGCTTGTTCTCTCTCCCAACCCGAGCTAAACGTGGGCAAAATATAGTATATTGTCTCCCAATGAGTCACTTTTCCACAATTAGAGTTAGAAATTGTACCTTTCCATCTGCAGAGGGGTGAGGACTCCTGCTGGaactgctcttcttctcctcaggaGAACAGCTGCCAGGTCTCTCTTCATAACCACTGGAGACGCTGAAGGGAAACATCACAATCTTTAACCTTAAAGCTTTGACACCAAAACCATTCAAATATTCCCtctgggaatttttttttgcataccCTCAGTGCTCGCTGACTccgatgaggatgaggatgaggaggatgaagaggaggaggcagaggagtcgGAGGCAGAAGAATTGGACTCAGACTCCGAGGACTCCGAGGAAGAGGATTCCGCAGACTCGGATGATGAGGAttccgaggaggaggatgaatcGGAGGCTGATGAGTCGGATGGAGAGGATGAGGCTGAATCGAACTCAGATGAGGATGAATCGGTGGTGGCAGCTGTGGGGTCAGCAGGTGCAGCTTCATCCACTATGTCAGCATCAGGGTCCACAACAACCTCTGGTTCCACAGCTGATGAtcacagaaaatacaatttatCAAAATGACTCTTGGCCCTTGTGTTTCTAAAAATAATATAgatttcaacataaaaaaatgcagcatgGATGAGATGAGTTAGCCCTTACCTGACATTGACcagcagactgacagaagagcacagatggagaggagagtCAGAGTCTTCATGATGCCTTGTAGTTAGTGTCTTGTTGTAGACCAATTGTTTTCTTGCTGTCCTTCAATGGTTTGCTCAGTTTCTTTACCCAAATTCAAGGTCAATATATATAGTAGTCCACCTCCTGTGTAAGACCAGGCCCACGCACAGAGATAGCCCTCTGATTGGACGGGGAATCAGATGTCAATGTTTCAGCTCATGAGAGCTCCTTTAAACACCCACGCGGGCCCTGGCACTGAGTCCAAAAACTCATTCACCCTCACAGAAACTTGACCGGCCGTAAAAATTCCTGGCACTCGTCTTTACGCACacctatatatgtgtgtatgtttaccATCACTTGACATTACAACCAGTCCACAACAAacagaggaacatggagagaatAAAGAGTAATTCTTTGAGGGATTCTCCGTTTCCATggtgaacacgcacacacacagaaaagactCAACAGAGAAGTTTGACCTTTAATCTTTAAGAACGTAAATGACCTGTAGATAATTGTCAAATAGATTTACTGAATCAACAACTTGCGATAGTTTCTCTATGGCTGCTGGGTAAActgaacagtatttttttttaaacgttttttttgacaaaaactgCCAGCGTTTCTCTGTCAGTCATTTTCTGAGGCCAaaccaatcattttttttatacttgtcTTGTTTACCAATCATATACGCCCCCTTCAAATTCCTTACAGTCCTCACCCAAAATCACTGGAgtataaataatgaaacaacaCCCTGAAGGTCCAAAACAGCAGTGTTGCTGATTTCTATGAAATACCCTCAAAATATGATTGTGTTTTAATCAGGGAGACCCACTGCACTGTTTCCTCTGTAACATCAAGGTTGCCATCTGTGGCACGGCTGTTATGTTACTATAGTCCTTGCCCCAGATGTGATCTCCCACCCCCACAAACCCCAAACTATAGTCCGAGTCGACCACAGGCTACTAATCGAGTGACACGGAACAGCAGTGAGCCTCATTATGCGACAGAGCTTAATTAGAGTGTTGCAGAGTCCCACCAGAACCACAGTCAGTCACTATTTACAGATCCATCTCGGTCCAGGTCCTGGCCAGATCCAGGAGCGCCGATGGCTTACCAACGGCAACCAGTGGCCCAACACACAGCCTCGCTTGATAGATTTCAGCGTATTGACAACTAAATATAGGAAAACCCCATGTGTTGGATGCACAGCTTTATGCATGCGGgtttggatgttgttgtttgagCGATACGGTTCAAAAGTGGCTTCAGCTTGGGGTTTCACAGATTGGACCTAAACCATATTGCAATTTAAATACTGTCTAGATAACCAAACATTTATGATAAAATCCCTCCATGTATATTTATGTCACAGGGCTCTGAAACAGCTTAATTTATCATGACTAGGGGCCTAGTGAGAAATGTGGTGCTGCAGCAGTGACCCTGGTGTCCTTTGTGTTTCATAGACTACTCTTATTCCTGGTGTCAGGGATTTTTCTTGGACCGTGTGCCATGTAATTTCAATGTCTGGTCCAGAGTCCCTTTTTGTGGACACATTGTAGTGCACGGGGGACCCAGATGGAGAAAACAATTGCCACAACATCTCTGAATAGGCAGGAAATACAGAGTCTACGGCATTTCTTCTTTGgaattcttccttttttgtttttgcgtgTTGGCGCTGAAATCACTCCATCTAGAGTAAAGCCCACATGTCACTGTTGTTCTGGGTTTACACATTCTCTGGTCTGTTCAGCAGACATTGCAAAAATAACATGCGCAGGTGctccaaaaccaaaaccaatcAGTGATATACATCTTGACTTGTTTTCGTCTGTAAttaacaatatactgtatatttggtCATTCTTTGGTACCAAAAGGTGATATGTCCTGATAATAAG is drawn from Scophthalmus maximus strain ysfricsl-2021 chromosome 8, ASM2237912v1, whole genome shotgun sequence and contains these coding sequences:
- the LOC118313160 gene encoding sodium-dependent phosphate transport protein 2B-like isoform X3; protein product: MDPEKEEGLDERHGNKSKDFLSVLGVQASPVHSSVALVEEETDEADPWNLPELKDTGVPWSALDTKGKVLRVLVSIGKLVLLLGFLYMFICSLDLLSSAFQLVGGKTAGDIFQDNSVLSNPLAGLVIGVLVTLLVQSSSTSSSIVVSMVSSGLLTVQLAVPIIMGTNIGTSVTNTLVAMTQAGDRSTFRRAFAGATVHDFFNWLSVLVLLPLEVATGYLYMVTKHIIDSFNIQSGEAPDLLNVITDVLTESVIELDETVLGGIATGDPAARNKSLIRKWCQSFTNTTLMNVTVPGPESCTSPSLCWDDGNYTFTLKNISETYNIQKCKHLFVDVDLPDLAVGLILLALSLLVLCSCLILIVKLLNSMLKGQVAAVIKTILNHDFPFPFGWVTGYIAILVGAGMTFIVQSSSVFTSAITPLVGIGVISIERAYPLSLGSNIGTTTTAILAAMASPGDTLANALQIALVHFLFNISGILLWYPIPVTRLPIRLAKGLGNITATYRWFAAVYIICCFFLLPLFVFSLSLAGWQVLVGVGAPLLIILIIIIVINMLQKCKPGCLPAKLRSWDFLPLWAHSLAPWDGVVGVINSKCCCCCKCCQVAAEDPEHQEKESVENNKKTHTEVYDNPAMSAEKEVENEIKIELNILKMTRL
- the LOC118313160 gene encoding sodium-dependent phosphate transport protein 2B-like isoform X5, with the protein product MDPEKEEGLDERHGNKSKGVQASPVHSSVALVEEETDEADPWNLPELKDTGVPWSALDTKGKVLRVLVSIGKLVLLLGFLYMFICSLDLLSSAFQLVGGKTAGDIFQDNSVLSNPLAGLVIGVLVTLLVQSSSTSSSIVVSMVSSGLLTVQLAVPIIMGTNIGTSVTNTLVAMTQAGDRSTFRRAFAGATVHDFFNWLSVLVLLPLEVATGYLYMVTKHIIDSFNIQSGEAPDLLNVITDVLTESVIELDETVLGGIATGDPAARNKSLIRKWCQSFTNTTLMNVTVPGPESCTSPSLCWDDGNYTFTLKNISETYNIQKCKHLFVDVDLPDLAVGLILLALSLLVLCSCLILIVKLLNSMLKGQVAAVIKTILNHDFPFPFGWVTGYIAILVGAGMTFIVQSSSVFTSAITPLVGIGVISIERAYPLSLGSNIGTTTTAILAAMASPGDTLANALQIALVHFLFNISGILLWYPIPVTRLPIRLAKGLGNITATYRWFAAVYIICCFFLLPLFVFSLSLAGWQVLVGVGAPLLIILIIIIVINMLQKCKPGCLPAKLRSWDFLPLWAHSLAPWDGVVGVINSKCCCCCKCCQVAAEDPEHQEKESVENNKKTHTEVYDNPAMSAEKEVENEIKIELNILKMTRL
- the LOC118313160 gene encoding sodium-dependent phosphate transport protein 2B-like isoform X4 produces the protein MRDMEIKAKVLYEIQENEQMNSGVQASPVHSSVALVEEETDEADPWNLPELKDTGVPWSALDTKGKVLRVLVSIGKLVLLLGFLYMFICSLDLLSSAFQLVGGKTAGDIFQDNSVLSNPLAGLVIGVLVTLLVQSSSTSSSIVVSMVSSGLLTVQLAVPIIMGTNIGTSVTNTLVAMTQAGDRSTFRRAFAGATVHDFFNWLSVLVLLPLEVATGYLYMVTKHIIDSFNIQSGEAPDLLNVITDVLTESVIELDETVLGGIATGDPAARNKSLIRKWCQSFTNTTLMNVTVPGPESCTSPSLCWDDGNYTFTLKNISETYNIQKCKHLFVDVDLPDLAVGLILLALSLLVLCSCLILIVKLLNSMLKGQVAAVIKTILNHDFPFPFGWVTGYIAILVGAGMTFIVQSSSVFTSAITPLVGIGVISIERAYPLSLGSNIGTTTTAILAAMASPGDTLANALQIALVHFLFNISGILLWYPIPVTRLPIRLAKGLGNITATYRWFAAVYIICCFFLLPLFVFSLSLAGWQVLVGVGAPLLIILIIIIVINMLQKCKPGCLPAKLRSWDFLPLWAHSLAPWDGVVGVINSKCCCCCKCCQVAAEDPEHQEKESVENNKKTHTEVYDNPAMSAEKEVENEIKIELNILKMTRL
- the bglapl gene encoding bone gamma-carboxyglutamate (gla) protein, like — encoded protein: MKTLTLLSICALLSVCWSMSAVEPEVVVDPDADIVDEAAPADPTAATTDSSSSEFDSASSSPSDSSASDSSSSSESSSSESAESSSSESSESESNSSASDSSASSSSSSSSSSSSESASTEASPVVMKRDLAAVLLRRRRAVPAGVLTPLQMESLREVCEVDVACDEMAETTGIVAAYTAYYGPVPF